The proteins below are encoded in one region of Methanobacterium sp.:
- a CDS encoding V-type ATP synthase subunit D, with amino-acid sequence MAQEMIEGINPTRMELLKLKQREKLAVKGHSLLKEKRNALIMEFFNILERVKGSRDEVSEKLQEAYQDLTAAQVMMGDLSVKKAAMSVTESVDVDIDSRSVMGVVVPVIESQISQRTIVERGYGFMDTSVKLDDAAKKFEESIQLIIELGEIEKTIMLLAGEIESTKRRVNALEHIIIPRLENTVKYIEMRLEEMERENFVRLKMIKKTMEEAEEAL; translated from the coding sequence AAAACTCGCAGTCAAAGGGCACAGTCTCCTCAAAGAGAAACGAAATGCCCTGATAATGGAGTTTTTCAACATCCTGGAAAGGGTGAAAGGATCCCGGGATGAAGTTTCCGAGAAACTCCAGGAAGCCTACCAGGACTTAACAGCAGCCCAGGTAATGATGGGTGATCTGTCTGTTAAGAAAGCTGCCATGTCCGTCACTGAATCAGTTGATGTGGACATCGACTCCAGGAGTGTTATGGGAGTGGTGGTACCGGTAATAGAGTCCCAAATTTCCCAGAGGACCATTGTGGAACGTGGTTACGGATTCATGGACACCTCAGTTAAACTGGATGATGCTGCCAAAAAATTCGAGGAATCCATCCAGCTCATCATTGAACTGGGAGAAATCGAAAAGACCATCATGTTACTGGCTGGTGAGATTGAATCAACCAAAAGGCGTGTGAACGCCCTGGAACACATCATCATTCCCCGACTGGAGAACACCGTCAAGTACATTGAAATGCGTTTAGAAGAAATGGAAAGGGAGAACTTTGTACGCTTGAAGATGATCAAAAAGACCATGGAAGAAGCTGAGGAGGCCCTTTAA
- a CDS encoding DUF22 domain-containing protein, with protein sequence MVRIITRLDQVKKEQKKHAKPAIDFEIGNVSGKVRAIIAAEEKEFKAGETKPIQIKKIDINANHICFISAYGTNKYGHTMAVGEETYLPISMERTADHALFAAALDYQVEKDDLLGILILLPVELNF encoded by the coding sequence ATGGTTAGAATAATAACCCGACTGGACCAGGTTAAAAAAGAGCAAAAAAAACATGCCAAACCCGCCATTGACTTCGAGATAGGTAATGTCTCCGGAAAAGTCAGGGCAATAATTGCCGCTGAAGAGAAGGAATTCAAGGCAGGGGAAACCAAACCCATCCAGATCAAAAAGATCGACATCAATGCTAACCATATCTGCTTCATCAGCGCCTACGGTACCAACAAGTACGGACACACCATGGCAGTTGGTGAAGAAACCTACCTCCCCATAAGCATGGAACGAACAGCAGACCATGCACTTTTTGCAGCTGCACTGGACTACCAAGTGGAAAAAGATGATTTATTAGGTATTCTAATACTTCTACCCGTGGAACTGAACTTTTAA